Below is a genomic region from Pyrococcus kukulkanii.
GCTCATTATAAGAAGTGAAAAGATTTTAGGGAACGAGATGATAGATGATGAGTTACAATTCCCACAATTTTGAAACACTTGGACACTCCCTGAAAAAGTCAATAATAGATTTATTAAAAGTGCTCTGACAAAAATCTCCTTAGGTAGGACAAATGGCTACTACAATTAGGATCTCAGTAAGGCTTCCTCCAAAGATAGTTGAAGAAATTGACAGGTTAATTCAAAAGGGAGTATTCAGTAATAGGAGTGATTTTATTAAAGAGGCCGTTAGACATTATCTTAGAGAGCTAAGGAGAGAGGGGCTCACCGAAGAAGAAAGATGAGTTTTGAACATGGTTCAGCCCATTCTGGCCGAGGATTGGAACAGTGAGGAGGATGAGTTCTGGGATGACTATTAGGGGCTAAAAAGGTGGAGTTTAAGAGGGTGAAATAGTTCTTTTGCTTTCCCTTTTGATGATTTAACATTAATAAGAGACTCATTATGGAAATTAGCATGTTAAAAGGGGCATTTAAGAAATTAAGGGTGATTTTTACTACAAACACTGGGATAGGGTTGTTTTCTGGTATCCCTGGAGGGGTATATATCTCTTGCCTGAAGTTCACGGAGATTTCATTAAGCTTAGGCTACACCATAACCTCACAACAAGCCAGTGGTTCTACAACCAACAGCCTTAAATAGTTGAAGCATGAGTATTATACTCATGAGTATACAAAAATTCGTAGACAGGGAAAGAGAACTCAAGTTCCTTGAGGAGAGGTACAGGAGCGGTAGGGCTGAACTAATAATAATTTACGGTAGAAGAAGAATCGGAAAGACGGCACTCCTCCTTCACTTTGCGAAAGACAAACCTCATGTGTACTTCCTCGCAACGGAAAAGCCCTATCGCGAAAATCTCAAAGATTTTCAAAAGTTGCTGGCAGAATTTCTGGGCGATGAGCTTTTTGGAAAGGTACAGTTCCGGGATATAGACGAACTCCTAATGGCCTTTTCCGAGAGAGTTAGCGATCGGGTGATCCTGATAATAGATGAGTTTCCACTGCTGATAAAGCACTACCGCCCAGCTCTCTCACTCCTGCAGAAGGCATGGGACTTGAAGCTGTCCAAAACCAAGATAA
It encodes:
- a CDS encoding ribbon-helix-helix domain-containing protein; the protein is MATTIRISVRLPPKIVEEIDRLIQKGVFSNRSDFIKEAVRHYLRELRREGLTEEER